The following coding sequences are from one Tolumonas lignilytica window:
- the tssF gene encoding type VI secretion system baseplate subunit TssF translates to MLFNQYFQNELLALKELGRDFSRKNPALAPFLSQDGRDPDVDRLFEGVAFIAGRLRQKLDDELPELSHSLLQLLWPNYLRPLPSFSMLEFKPAYQVNQVPKIPKGAGLSSRLPQATTAKFLTCYETELSALQISAVNFYPQGDAGVLQMAFIPMDAVTMDDIALTSLRLHFSGERAIACSLYFGVLQLTRRISLILKDEQGLLLEEVTLAPENIRPVGFGKEERLLDYPLNCFDGYLLLQEYFAFPQKFLFVEIEGLSVLQHCKQRKQAYSIELQFELSRLPMLHFQPHKEHVHLHCSPVVNVFKTHAIPIRYDQRQTEYRVITAEPASLTTHILSIDAVTGWLPGELGVRNFCQFESFRSKVDIKEHAYYRVRYKPGIGHYDTEAWLSFNNTRVSNQITETISVDLTCCDHALHEQIRIGDLCVAGDGMPQYASFHNIAPLSVSYPPPIAGDTLWRIISNMSLNYQSLANVQALRVILETYDIPGFYDDVQVRRTRKMLDGINQITQVSDDRIWQGLPIRGMRTEIEMDVSHFLCEGDMYLFAAVLNEFFCCFTGLNTFHQLQVTGSDGAIYTWAPRMGQQVLN, encoded by the coding sequence GTGTTGTTTAACCAATATTTCCAGAATGAATTACTGGCCCTGAAAGAATTAGGTCGGGATTTTTCTAGGAAAAACCCAGCCTTGGCACCGTTTCTCAGTCAGGATGGTCGCGATCCCGATGTTGACCGATTGTTTGAGGGAGTCGCTTTTATTGCGGGGCGGCTACGACAAAAACTGGATGATGAATTACCGGAATTAAGTCATTCCTTGCTGCAACTGCTGTGGCCGAACTATTTACGTCCCTTGCCCAGCTTTAGCATGCTGGAATTTAAACCTGCGTATCAAGTAAATCAGGTACCCAAGATCCCTAAAGGAGCGGGTTTATCCTCTCGACTACCTCAGGCGACCACAGCGAAATTTCTGACTTGCTATGAGACCGAATTATCGGCATTGCAAATCAGCGCAGTCAACTTTTATCCGCAAGGCGATGCCGGTGTCCTTCAGATGGCGTTTATACCAATGGATGCTGTCACTATGGATGATATTGCATTGACATCACTGCGCTTGCATTTTTCAGGGGAGCGAGCCATTGCCTGTTCGCTGTATTTCGGGGTGTTGCAACTAACGCGACGCATATCCTTAATATTGAAAGATGAACAAGGATTGTTGCTGGAAGAGGTAACACTGGCTCCTGAAAATATCCGACCGGTTGGATTTGGGAAAGAAGAACGGTTATTGGATTACCCATTGAACTGTTTTGATGGTTATTTGTTATTACAGGAATATTTCGCATTTCCTCAAAAATTCTTATTTGTTGAGATTGAGGGCTTATCGGTCTTACAGCATTGTAAACAGAGAAAACAGGCTTACTCTATTGAGTTGCAATTTGAGTTATCTCGCTTACCGATGTTGCATTTTCAGCCTCATAAGGAGCATGTGCATTTACATTGCTCACCTGTTGTTAATGTCTTTAAAACCCATGCGATCCCTATTCGTTATGATCAGCGACAAACGGAATATCGCGTTATCACTGCCGAGCCAGCATCCCTCACGACTCATATTCTTTCCATTGATGCGGTAACAGGTTGGTTACCCGGTGAACTTGGAGTGCGGAACTTTTGCCAATTTGAAAGTTTCCGTTCGAAGGTGGACATAAAGGAACATGCTTATTACCGGGTGCGGTATAAACCGGGTATTGGCCATTATGATACAGAAGCCTGGCTCAGTTTTAATAACACTCGCGTGAGCAATCAAATAACAGAAACCATTTCTGTTGATTTGACCTGTTGTGATCATGCTCTGCATGAGCAGATCAGGATAGGGGATCTATGTGTTGCCGGCGATGGCATGCCGCAATATGCCTCTTTTCATAATATTGCGCCCTTATCCGTTAGCTACCCGCCGCCCATCGCCGGCGATACGTTATGGCGAATTATTTCCAACATGTCTCTTAATTATCAGTCATTAGCCAATGTACAAGCATTACGCGTGATATTAGAAACCTACGATATTCCCGGTTTTTATGATGATGTGCAGGTGAGGCGTACGCGGAAAATGCTGGATGGAATTAATCAGATAACGCAGGTATCAGACGATCGGATATGGCAGGGATTACCTATCCGAGGGATGCGAACGGAAATTGAAATGGATGTGTCTCATTTCCTTTGTGAAGGCGATATGTATTTATTTGCTGCAGTGTTGAATGAATTTTTCTGCTGTTTTACCGGTTTGAATACTTTTCATCAACTGCAGGTGACTGGTAGCGATGGGGCAATTTATACATGGGCACCGCGGATGGGGCAGCAAGTTCTGAATTGA
- a CDS encoding sigma-54 interaction domain-containing protein gives MTTNKAISRPEPDNPYALIGSSPLMKQVYRLISKVLHSDANILLTGETGTGKELVARAIHEYGHRRTQPFVVQNCASLPDGLLESELFGYKKGAFTGADRHHQGMFDAANNGILFLDEIGDLPLTLQAKLLRVLQEQEVRPLGDTQYHKINVRVIAATHRNLEAMVALGEFRSDLYYRLAHFPIELPALRDRGDDIQKLAVSFLDESARREGRTGLHLSAAAEKALQSYDFPGNVRELKSMIERAILLADDTEIIERSHFPNIPETNTFSVGSASPHGGVLKELVDRFERQLLIDSLKKYRGNQQNTADALGVARRTLLYKLSKYNINSRDWRG, from the coding sequence ATGACAACGAATAAGGCCATTTCACGGCCAGAGCCGGATAATCCATATGCGTTAATTGGCAGCAGCCCATTAATGAAACAAGTTTATCGTTTGATATCCAAGGTATTGCACAGTGATGCCAATATCTTGTTAACCGGGGAAACCGGTACTGGTAAAGAGTTGGTAGCGCGGGCCATTCATGAATACGGACATCGGCGAACACAACCGTTTGTCGTACAAAACTGTGCCAGTTTGCCGGATGGCCTGTTGGAAAGTGAATTGTTCGGTTATAAAAAAGGCGCGTTCACAGGGGCCGATCGTCATCATCAAGGGATGTTTGATGCCGCCAATAACGGCATTTTATTCCTGGATGAAATTGGTGATCTTCCTCTGACGCTGCAGGCAAAATTATTGCGAGTATTACAGGAACAGGAGGTCCGTCCGCTCGGCGATACCCAGTATCACAAGATTAATGTCCGGGTGATTGCTGCGACGCATCGTAATCTTGAGGCCATGGTTGCGCTCGGCGAATTTCGCAGTGATCTCTATTATCGGTTAGCCCATTTTCCCATTGAATTGCCAGCGTTACGTGATCGTGGTGATGACATTCAAAAACTCGCGGTTTCATTTCTGGATGAAAGTGCGCGCAGAGAGGGGCGTACAGGGCTTCATCTGTCTGCAGCGGCTGAAAAAGCACTGCAGAGCTATGATTTTCCAGGAAATGTCCGTGAACTGAAAAGTATGATCGAGCGAGCCATTTTGTTGGCAGATGATACGGAGATCATTGAACGTTCGCACTTCCCTAATATCCCGGAGACCAACACGTTTTCGGTTGGCTCGGCCTCACCGCACGGAGGTGTCTTGAAAGAGCTGGTGGATCGATTTGAGCGTCAGCTTCTGATCGACAGTCTGAAAAAATATCGTGGCAACCAACAAAATACGGCTGATGCACTGGGCGTAGCCCGGCGGACGTTGCTCTACAAACTGAGTAAATACAATATTAATTCTCGCGACTGGAGGGGCTGA
- the tssG gene encoding type VI secretion system baseplate subunit TssG translates to MGTADGAASSELMMGPFVGSIRCYSLFQAIDLCCKWLAQTNQLDEDHAYQLISFAGNTSLAFPKGDIEDVSFYLEHGVIRAKFVINSINLFGTGSPLPAHYCEPIAYDDEQGRVIRDFMDLFNHRLQVLIYPIWKKYRYYVQFKPAADDMFSARMFALIGLGYPELRSNSLIEWSRLLPYLGLLSIKVQSAALLEAVLRYYFNHKTLMIEQCVIRQITIPAAQRNCLGVANHRVSQSLLLGDRIADRQTSFRIHICELDWDTFHYFLPIGKGYVVLRQLVEFILREPLAYDLSLSMPAQSSQAFVLSENNKCRLGWTTWFGLYSHEGTVTITGNINDNY, encoded by the coding sequence ATGGGCACCGCGGATGGGGCAGCAAGTTCTGAATTGATGATGGGCCCTTTTGTCGGCTCCATCAGATGTTACAGCTTATTTCAAGCCATTGATTTATGTTGTAAATGGCTGGCGCAGACGAATCAACTTGATGAGGATCATGCTTATCAATTGATCTCGTTTGCTGGCAACACGTCTTTGGCCTTTCCGAAGGGGGATATTGAGGATGTCAGTTTTTATCTGGAACATGGTGTTATTCGGGCTAAGTTTGTCATTAATAGCATCAATTTGTTTGGTACGGGCTCACCCTTACCTGCGCATTACTGTGAACCCATTGCTTATGACGATGAACAAGGTCGCGTAATTCGCGATTTCATGGATCTTTTCAATCATCGGTTACAGGTGCTGATTTATCCCATTTGGAAGAAATACCGTTATTACGTGCAGTTTAAACCAGCTGCAGACGATATGTTTTCAGCGAGGATGTTTGCACTGATTGGATTGGGATATCCAGAGTTACGGAGTAACAGTCTCATTGAATGGTCTCGATTATTGCCGTATCTGGGGTTGCTAAGTATTAAGGTTCAGTCAGCCGCCTTGTTGGAAGCAGTGCTGCGTTATTACTTCAACCATAAGACATTGATGATCGAACAGTGCGTGATCCGGCAAATTACGATCCCTGCTGCACAACGTAACTGTTTAGGTGTCGCAAATCATCGAGTGAGTCAAAGTCTGCTCTTGGGTGACCGCATTGCGGATCGTCAGACTTCTTTCCGTATTCATATCTGTGAATTGGATTGGGATACGTTCCACTATTTCCTTCCCATCGGTAAAGGCTATGTCGTGTTGCGGCAGTTGGTGGAGTTTATTTTACGAGAGCCGTTGGCGTATGACTTAAGTTTGTCGATGCCAGCGCAATCGTCGCAGGCATTCGTGCTATCTGAAAATAATAAGTGCCGATTGGGATGGACCACATGGTTCGGACTTTACTCTCATGAAGGTACGGTAACTATCACGGGTAATATCAATGATAACTATTAA
- the tssK gene encoding type VI secretion system baseplate subunit TssK codes for MDKVVWREGMLLRPQHLQQQDRYYQQQFKQLLQTARPQNWGFFELEIDRQYLMMGKIVVARAVGILPDGTSFQIDPYAHPTLDVKSGVYDALVYLALPLSASNSVENRLADEKQVITPFVSYESQAYDSNYGAQNSCTVLYCRHDFRLLMEQETATNGLLDGLSWLKLPLCRISDVSTDGVVTLDESFQPSFLHFGECAQYQGYLRELVNLLAHRAETLAERMREGGRFGVSELGDFVMLMLMNRYEPRLRHLLQLKQTHPERVFMEMAALYGELSSFGHEGRRPQSDVSYTHATQYACFSRVMNELRQHLSQVIEQHAIELPLQPRKYGILVAPLQDKTLLQHSQFVLAVQADSEQEQLRNRLPAQMKVGPVELIRQMVNLHLPGIPVRPLSTAPRQLPFHARQVYFSLELDAMMCAQLESSGGFALHVAGEFPGLQLHLWAIRNN; via the coding sequence ATGGATAAAGTCGTTTGGCGCGAGGGGATGCTATTGCGACCGCAGCATCTTCAGCAGCAAGATCGTTATTATCAACAGCAATTTAAACAGTTATTGCAGACTGCAAGACCGCAGAATTGGGGATTTTTTGAACTTGAGATTGATCGACAATATCTCATGATGGGAAAAATTGTCGTGGCTCGTGCGGTGGGTATTTTACCGGATGGGACTTCTTTTCAAATAGACCCCTATGCTCATCCCACCCTTGATGTGAAATCCGGTGTGTATGATGCACTGGTTTATCTGGCGTTACCCTTAAGTGCGAGTAATTCGGTTGAGAATCGCTTGGCGGACGAAAAGCAGGTGATCACGCCTTTTGTCAGCTACGAATCACAGGCATATGACAGCAACTATGGAGCGCAGAACAGTTGTACCGTCTTGTATTGTCGTCATGACTTTCGTCTGCTGATGGAACAAGAGACAGCCACGAATGGTTTGTTGGACGGGCTCAGTTGGCTTAAGCTGCCATTATGCCGAATTTCTGATGTCAGCACCGACGGTGTTGTGACCTTAGATGAATCTTTCCAGCCCAGTTTCTTGCATTTTGGCGAATGCGCGCAATATCAGGGTTATTTACGTGAGTTGGTTAACCTATTGGCTCACCGGGCAGAAACACTGGCTGAACGCATGCGGGAAGGGGGGCGCTTCGGCGTATCCGAACTCGGTGATTTCGTGATGTTGATGCTGATGAACCGGTATGAACCCCGGCTTCGTCACTTGCTGCAGTTAAAACAGACGCATCCTGAGCGTGTGTTCATGGAAATGGCTGCGCTCTACGGTGAATTATCTTCATTTGGTCATGAAGGCCGACGTCCGCAAAGTGATGTGAGCTATACCCATGCCACACAATATGCCTGCTTCAGTCGTGTCATGAACGAATTGCGTCAACACCTGAGCCAGGTTATCGAACAGCATGCGATTGAATTGCCATTACAACCCAGGAAGTACGGCATTCTGGTTGCACCGCTGCAAGATAAAACCTTACTGCAGCATTCTCAATTTGTTCTGGCAGTTCAGGCAGATAGCGAACAAGAGCAGCTAAGGAATCGGTTGCCTGCACAGATGAAAGTGGGTCCTGTAGAACTGATCCGGCAAATGGTGAATTTACATTTACCGGGTATTCCTGTGCGGCCGCTATCGACGGCACCCCGTCAATTACCATTTCATGCCCGACAGG
- the tssH gene encoding type VI secretion system ATPase TssH: MITIKLDELINALSITEKQALEQAANYCVSRLGSEILIEDYLLALLDHPDSLLNKVLLQFSLSADRLRSALLQSVERQKTESRNPVFSPLLVSWLEEAFLIGKLQLHDSTISSIALLLAILDHPEKYAQTCYRQFFSDIPREQLMALVHGLQTDALSRVESAGVETALQQFTKSYTQLARDEKLDPVLCREEEVRQAIDILSRRRKNNPILVGEAGVGKTAIVEGLAQQIIAGQVPPSLANIELLELDIGLLQAGASVKGEFERRLKAVIDEVNTAIKPIVLFIDEAHTLIGAGGLAGGSDAANLLKPALARGSLRTLAATTWSEYKKYFEKDPALARRFQPVHVLEPTIEQATTILRGLVSRYETAHGVYLRDDAVVAAAELSARYLSGRQLPDKAIDLLDTACARVKNSQHTPPMCLQSIATSLAETRRQQAALLRDSNHGLVVSTELLAELEQQIPQQEQEYAALFSHWQEQQSLISKLMMLRQRYNPASLDGSDEGLAMASDTSAEALLALLTEKQRLHGVLMHYEVTPLVVAEVISSWTSIPVANLIEASSAQIMEFADRLRTRIRGQEHAVALIERAVKATAAGLGEPQAPTGVFLLAGPSGVGKTETAVAVADLLYGGERFLTTINMSEFQEKHTLSRLIGSPPGYVGYGEGGILTEAVRQRPYSVILLDEIEKADPDILNLFYQIFDKGMACDGEGRTINFRNTLIFMTSNLAAEQISKLSAENPSASCDAITEAIRPFLARHFKPALLARMNIVPYLPITNEVMQELVLLRLQKLATRMAPRGITLTVDDTVIHSLADNCIRTDTGVRNIDFLVNHYLLPAISDRVLTALAQQETIRDIHVTQDDSGNFELIIG, translated from the coding sequence ATGATAACTATTAAATTAGATGAGCTGATCAATGCTCTGTCCATAACGGAAAAACAGGCACTGGAACAGGCTGCAAATTACTGTGTCTCGCGATTGGGAAGTGAAATATTAATTGAAGATTATCTCCTCGCGTTGCTGGATCACCCTGACAGCTTATTAAACAAGGTATTGCTGCAATTTTCGTTAAGTGCTGACCGCCTACGCTCTGCGCTGTTGCAGTCGGTGGAACGGCAAAAAACGGAAAGCCGTAATCCGGTCTTCTCACCCTTGCTAGTCAGTTGGTTAGAAGAAGCGTTTTTAATCGGGAAATTACAGCTGCACGACAGTACTATTTCCAGCATCGCCTTGTTACTGGCGATATTGGATCATCCGGAGAAATACGCTCAGACTTGTTACCGTCAATTTTTCTCGGATATTCCTCGTGAACAATTAATGGCTTTGGTTCACGGATTGCAGACTGACGCATTGTCTCGTGTCGAGTCAGCTGGTGTCGAAACTGCATTACAACAGTTCACAAAGAGTTATACACAACTGGCCAGAGATGAAAAACTAGACCCTGTCTTGTGTCGAGAAGAAGAGGTTCGCCAGGCGATAGATATTTTATCCCGTCGTCGGAAAAATAATCCTATTTTGGTTGGGGAGGCTGGGGTTGGTAAGACGGCGATCGTAGAGGGGTTGGCACAGCAAATTATTGCCGGACAGGTGCCGCCTTCATTGGCGAACATTGAATTATTAGAACTGGATATTGGTCTGCTTCAAGCCGGTGCCAGTGTGAAAGGTGAATTTGAACGTCGCCTTAAGGCTGTCATTGATGAAGTGAATACGGCGATTAAACCGATTGTCTTATTTATCGATGAAGCGCACACCCTGATTGGTGCTGGAGGATTGGCTGGAGGGAGTGACGCCGCCAATTTGCTGAAACCGGCATTAGCGCGGGGTTCATTACGGACATTGGCGGCTACGACCTGGTCAGAGTATAAAAAATATTTTGAAAAAGACCCTGCATTGGCTCGTCGATTCCAGCCTGTTCATGTCTTGGAGCCAACCATTGAGCAAGCCACAACCATTCTGCGGGGGTTAGTTTCCCGTTATGAAACGGCGCATGGTGTCTATTTGCGGGATGATGCGGTGGTGGCGGCAGCCGAATTATCTGCACGATATCTATCTGGGCGTCAATTGCCGGATAAAGCCATCGATCTGCTGGATACTGCCTGTGCCAGAGTCAAGAACAGCCAACATACACCCCCCATGTGTTTGCAGAGCATTGCCACCTCTTTGGCTGAAACACGGCGTCAACAGGCTGCATTATTACGTGATTCAAACCATGGCTTAGTGGTGTCGACAGAACTGTTAGCCGAGTTGGAGCAACAGATCCCACAGCAAGAACAGGAATATGCGGCACTATTTTCTCACTGGCAGGAACAGCAGTCTCTGATCTCCAAGTTGATGATGCTGCGGCAACGTTATAACCCTGCATCACTTGATGGTTCTGATGAAGGGCTCGCAATGGCGAGCGATACATCCGCAGAAGCTCTTCTCGCACTCCTCACAGAAAAGCAACGATTACATGGCGTGCTGATGCACTATGAAGTTACTCCGCTGGTTGTTGCGGAAGTGATCTCCAGTTGGACTTCTATTCCGGTTGCAAACTTAATTGAAGCCTCATCAGCTCAAATTATGGAATTTGCCGATCGCTTACGAACCCGGATCCGAGGGCAGGAGCATGCGGTGGCCTTGATTGAACGGGCAGTAAAGGCCACCGCAGCCGGGCTCGGGGAGCCGCAGGCACCGACGGGGGTTTTCTTATTGGCTGGGCCCAGTGGTGTCGGGAAGACCGAGACTGCGGTGGCTGTTGCTGATTTGCTGTATGGCGGAGAGCGTTTTCTGACGACGATCAATATGTCTGAATTTCAGGAAAAACATACGCTCTCTCGCCTGATTGGTTCACCGCCGGGTTATGTCGGTTATGGTGAAGGTGGCATATTAACCGAGGCTGTTCGTCAACGCCCTTATTCCGTCATTTTGCTGGATGAAATTGAAAAAGCGGATCCGGATATTCTGAATCTCTTTTATCAGATTTTTGATAAAGGTATGGCCTGTGATGGCGAAGGTCGGACGATTAACTTCCGCAATACGTTAATTTTTATGACCTCTAATCTGGCAGCTGAACAAATCAGCAAACTGTCTGCCGAGAATCCGTCTGCATCCTGTGATGCCATAACAGAAGCGATCCGTCCGTTTTTGGCACGCCATTTTAAACCTGCACTGTTAGCCAGAATGAATATCGTTCCGTATCTGCCTATTACAAATGAAGTGATGCAGGAGTTGGTTTTGCTGCGTCTGCAGAAATTGGCGACACGGATGGCACCTCGTGGCATTACGCTTACCGTTGACGATACGGTGATCCATTCTCTGGCTGACAATTGTATTCGCACAGATACGGGTGTGCGAAACATCGATTTCCTGGTGAATCATTATCTCTTACCTGCTATTTCCGACCGGGTGTTAACGGCACTGGCACAACAGGAAACGATCCGCGATATCCATGTTACCCAGGATGATAGCGGTAATTTTGAACTCATCATTGGGTAA
- the tssJ gene encoding type VI secretion system lipoprotein TssJ, protein MKKVIVITVVGILLAACSSRPASTLLDLTMTATSDLNPDLANRPSPMVVKLVEMKSHTAFENADYFALVGNTKNVLGPEYVAEEDLPIRPGEEKQFKLRLHAGSRFIGVIAEYRALDKAIWRYVLQPQKEDHTDIHLSLTKDAIRLMNREQENNKKQ, encoded by the coding sequence ATGAAAAAAGTGATAGTAATAACTGTGGTCGGGATCTTGCTGGCTGCTTGCAGCAGTCGTCCTGCCTCTACCTTATTGGATCTGACCATGACAGCGACGTCGGATTTGAATCCAGATTTGGCCAATCGACCCTCACCGATGGTAGTCAAACTGGTAGAGATGAAATCGCATACTGCTTTTGAAAATGCCGACTATTTTGCTCTGGTCGGTAATACGAAAAACGTACTGGGCCCTGAGTATGTTGCAGAAGAAGATCTGCCAATCCGGCCGGGAGAGGAAAAACAATTCAAGCTACGTCTGCACGCAGGGTCTCGCTTCATTGGGGTGATTGCGGAATACCGAGCGCTTGATAAGGCTATCTGGCGATATGTTCTGCAACCCCAAAAGGAGGATCACACAGATATTCATCTAAGCTTAACGAAAGATGCCATTCGACTGATGAATCGCGAACAAGAAAACAATAAAAAACAATAA
- the tssE gene encoding type VI secretion system baseplate subunit TssE, whose protein sequence is MEYGSLFERLSGEAVGRDMRLTEASLAESILNHIAKLLQTRQGTVLCLPDYGLPDLNDANASRYDSINRICRHVEWVINSYEPRLTNVRVTHDSEVAGALSLAFRITGMMQVDGLVSALTIGVDVLGHASLRLQRVV, encoded by the coding sequence GTGGAATACGGCAGTCTGTTTGAGCGACTGAGTGGTGAAGCGGTTGGTCGTGATATGCGGTTGACCGAGGCGAGTTTGGCCGAATCAATTCTGAATCACATAGCCAAGTTGTTGCAGACACGGCAGGGTACCGTCCTTTGTCTGCCTGACTATGGATTGCCTGATTTAAATGATGCGAATGCCAGTCGATATGACTCGATCAACCGGATTTGTCGCCATGTGGAATGGGTTATCAATAGTTATGAGCCTCGTCTGACGAATGTCCGTGTCACACATGATTCTGAGGTGGCAGGGGCATTATCCCTAGCTTTTCGTATCACGGGGATGATGCAGGTGGATGGTTTAGTGTCTGCGTTGACTATTGGTGTGGATGTGTTAGGTCATGCTAGCTTGAGGTTACAACGTGTTGTTTAA
- the tagH gene encoding type VI secretion system-associated FHA domain protein TagH, producing MQLILDLVNAAEPSASPKSSVTFQQAGGSIGRSETATWQLSDHSRHISGVHAEISYEEGVYYLTDRSTNGTFDVGRNARLQKNAEYPIAHGDRFRMGDFIFKARILVAADHFSHQTLGAPEDIAHLIPDDEFLAEDPLLLLDKAETLSDDFDLTETAMRNDDVYLLHESSSDLDCPIPSATLFSTSHKPIEAAELAELDITDPIPLRPIPAKDNVSLSVASEPMSAQWSNAEMHLMQALGESLEFDFKQLTSEQCELALQNLGLMIKQTIQGLQQVLRTRADIKNKLRLGGTIVQESSNNPLKLMGNYTQALNCMLLGQMGYLSGSQAVRQALKDIQAHQVASFAASRTMSDAVFDQLSPTRLTYRFENAGKASRWGNKAAYYWQQYQLHHQQLSSDQEWRQSQFIQDYARVYEEQTQYINAAWSDV from the coding sequence ATGCAGTTGATTCTGGATTTAGTCAATGCAGCAGAGCCATCGGCCTCCCCAAAAAGTTCTGTCACATTTCAGCAGGCCGGAGGTTCTATTGGCCGCTCAGAAACTGCCACCTGGCAGTTATCGGATCATAGCCGGCATATCTCCGGTGTTCATGCCGAAATCAGTTATGAGGAGGGCGTTTATTATCTGACAGACCGTAGTACCAATGGCACTTTCGATGTCGGCAGGAATGCCCGCTTGCAAAAAAATGCAGAGTATCCCATTGCTCACGGTGATCGTTTCCGTATGGGCGATTTTATATTTAAAGCACGGATACTGGTGGCGGCAGATCATTTTTCTCATCAAACACTGGGAGCTCCGGAAGATATTGCTCATCTCATTCCGGATGATGAATTTTTGGCGGAAGATCCATTACTGCTGTTAGATAAGGCTGAAACGTTATCAGATGATTTTGATTTAACAGAAACAGCGATGAGAAATGACGATGTATACCTCTTGCATGAATCATCGAGCGATCTGGATTGTCCAATACCCTCTGCCACGTTGTTCTCTACGTCACACAAGCCAATTGAAGCCGCTGAATTGGCTGAATTAGATATTACCGATCCGATCCCGCTGCGCCCCATTCCCGCTAAAGACAATGTGTCGTTGTCTGTTGCTTCCGAACCTATGAGTGCGCAATGGTCGAATGCGGAAATGCATCTGATGCAAGCCCTTGGAGAGTCTCTTGAGTTTGATTTCAAGCAATTGACATCGGAGCAATGTGAGCTGGCATTACAAAACTTAGGTTTAATGATCAAACAGACGATTCAGGGATTACAACAGGTTTTACGTACCCGGGCTGACATCAAAAATAAATTAAGACTGGGCGGTACCATAGTCCAAGAAAGTAGCAATAACCCACTGAAATTAATGGGTAATTATACACAAGCTCTGAATTGTATGCTGCTCGGACAAATGGGATATCTCTCGGGATCGCAGGCTGTTCGTCAGGCATTAAAAGATATTCAGGCTCATCAGGTGGCGAGTTTTGCCGCTAGCCGAACCATGTCCGATGCGGTTTTTGATCAACTGTCACCTACTCGACTGACCTATCGTTTTGAGAACGCGGGCAAAGCAAGTCGCTGGGGCAATAAAGCGGCTTATTACTGGCAGCAGTATCAGTTACATCATCAGCAACTGTCGAGCGATCAGGAATGGCGGCAAAGTCAGTTTATTCAGGATTATGCTCGGGTTTATGAAGAACAGACACAATACATCAATGCGGCTTGGTCAGACGTGTAA